From the genome of Ornithobacterium rhinotracheale, one region includes:
- a CDS encoding tetratricopeptide repeat protein, which produces MEEDFFSNELVQKFEQMVEEKISLYFDSDELLEIIEHYLSIRDMEYAQKAIEYAKEIHTGNLGILIKEFDFSIENNQIRKAEQQMMALAPVARGDMDYTIACAKFYSVKEEYPRAVSLYKQAFQQADDEETKIFLLHNLGNEHLNMGNCVRAFHYFKSILSIDPQDEDAFIACVDCFDEMGKIHESLAFIQQYLDKNPYSEGAWLELGRKYLLIENYPEALNAFDFAIAINPQSINSLMIKAYTLELMGDYHGAIDIYLEAAEMEYTSATTFMKIGQAYLSAGQKDKALEAFHTAIHEDPQLDKAWFEAALVYEAFGQLQEALHYINQAIALEENNVSYHKRKAYYFVQMGELLQAEACYQTILKLEGNKFLNWHAYAELQLLLGDCKAAIETIHAASKRFNQPELLYQLSHCYFNLDDMAKGIQYLKKAQQVAPELLPEMIKKYPILKDFLKIISTFD; this is translated from the coding sequence ATGGAAGAAGATTTTTTCAGCAACGAGCTCGTGCAGAAATTCGAGCAAATGGTGGAGGAGAAGATAAGCCTATACTTTGATTCAGATGAATTGCTGGAAATTATAGAGCATTACCTCTCTATCAGAGATATGGAATATGCCCAAAAGGCAATCGAGTATGCCAAGGAAATCCACACGGGAAACCTAGGTATCCTCATCAAGGAATTTGATTTTAGCATTGAAAATAATCAAATCCGAAAGGCTGAGCAGCAAATGATGGCCCTTGCCCCCGTAGCGCGCGGCGATATGGACTATACCATTGCCTGCGCCAAATTTTATTCCGTTAAGGAGGAATATCCCCGCGCCGTGTCCCTATATAAGCAAGCCTTTCAGCAGGCCGATGATGAGGAAACTAAAATCTTCCTCCTGCATAATTTAGGCAATGAGCACCTCAATATGGGCAATTGCGTGCGAGCATTTCACTATTTCAAGAGCATTTTAAGCATAGACCCGCAGGACGAGGACGCCTTCATTGCCTGTGTAGATTGTTTCGATGAAATGGGCAAAATCCACGAGAGCCTAGCATTCATTCAGCAGTATTTAGACAAAAACCCCTACTCCGAGGGCGCTTGGTTGGAGCTTGGGCGAAAATACCTCTTAATTGAAAATTACCCCGAGGCACTCAACGCCTTTGATTTTGCCATCGCCATCAACCCCCAGAGCATTAATTCCCTAATGATTAAAGCCTACACGCTGGAACTTATGGGCGATTACCACGGCGCCATAGATATTTACCTCGAAGCCGCAGAGATGGAATACACCTCTGCCACCACTTTTATGAAAATTGGGCAGGCCTATCTAAGCGCTGGGCAGAAGGACAAGGCCCTTGAAGCCTTTCACACCGCCATTCACGAAGACCCTCAGCTGGATAAAGCTTGGTTCGAGGCGGCACTGGTATACGAGGCCTTTGGGCAATTGCAAGAAGCCCTGCACTACATCAATCAAGCCATAGCGTTGGAGGAAAACAATGTGAGCTACCACAAGCGAAAAGCCTACTACTTTGTGCAAATGGGCGAGCTGCTACAAGCCGAAGCTTGCTACCAAACGATTTTAAAACTTGAAGGCAATAAATTCCTAAACTGGCACGCTTATGCCGAGTTGCAGCTGCTTTTGGGCGATTGCAAGGCAGCGATAGAAACCATTCATGCCGCGTCTAAAAGATTCAATCAGCCAGAATTATTGTATCAATTAAGCCATTGTTATTTTAATTTAGACGATATGGCAAAGGGCATTCAATATTTGAAAAAAGCCCAGCAAGTGGCACCAGAGCTTTTGCCTGAAATGATTAAAAAATATCCAATTTTAAAGGATTTTCTCAAAATTATTTCCACATTCGATTAA
- a CDS encoding metallophosphoesterase — protein MSYFIIGDIHGCYHALEEMLAHWNPAKEKLIMLGDLVHKGKHSYAVLEKVIQLQKKYPEKVIVLKGNNDEIFQQGYEENITLSDKQKFETYNLNYLSVLQWLEELPHFYEDAKIFASHAGFPAHADEENGEIDFLFHKGELKKLKKTQFLGHIVVDEPKFVKDKKAWYLDTGAGWGKSLTGIKLSKKAKVNQVISISVTKKDVCMH, from the coding sequence ATGAGTTACTTTATCATTGGCGACATACACGGGTGTTACCATGCACTAGAGGAAATGCTTGCACACTGGAATCCAGCAAAAGAAAAATTGATTATGCTTGGCGATTTGGTGCACAAGGGCAAGCATTCTTATGCCGTGCTCGAAAAAGTGATTCAATTACAGAAAAAATACCCCGAAAAGGTAATTGTGCTCAAAGGCAACAACGACGAAATCTTTCAGCAAGGCTACGAAGAAAATATTACGCTTTCTGATAAACAAAAATTTGAAACCTATAATTTAAATTACCTCTCTGTGTTGCAGTGGCTGGAGGAGCTGCCACATTTTTACGAAGATGCCAAAATCTTTGCGAGCCATGCAGGATTTCCTGCACATGCCGACGAAGAAAATGGCGAAATCGATTTTTTGTTTCACAAAGGCGAACTCAAAAAACTTAAAAAAACGCAATTCCTTGGGCATATCGTGGTCGATGAACCTAAGTTTGTAAAAGATAAAAAGGCTTGGTATTTGGATACGGGCGCTGGTTGGGGAAAATCGCTCACAGGAATAAAACTTAGCAAAAAAGCAAAAGTGAATCAAGTCATTAGCATTTCGGTAACTAAAAAAGATGTTTGCATGCATTAG
- a CDS encoding ACP phosphodiesterase: MNLVAHQLLSFNIPEIQVGNHLGEVVKGRDFSQYPPLIQKGIQLHRHIDSFTDSHPIVRRSCARLHNDYGKYAPIIVDIFYDYFLIKNWRKFCKKDFNTFRKECYKILLAYKKLYPNSLRKTTELMAKRDWFYQYSIMEGIELTLNKLGQHTRFQNNMHMAVKALYVEEALFNEDFLAFYPELEASSREFLLALD, translated from the coding sequence ATGAATTTAGTAGCACACCAATTATTATCATTTAACATCCCTGAAATTCAAGTAGGAAACCACTTGGGAGAGGTTGTGAAAGGAAGAGATTTTTCCCAATACCCGCCCTTAATACAAAAGGGAATACAATTGCATAGACATATAGATTCTTTTACCGATTCGCATCCTATCGTGAGGCGTAGCTGTGCCCGTCTTCATAATGATTACGGGAAATATGCCCCCATTATCGTAGATATATTTTATGATTATTTCTTAATCAAAAATTGGAGGAAATTCTGCAAAAAAGATTTTAACACTTTTAGAAAAGAATGCTACAAAATACTTTTGGCATACAAGAAATTGTACCCAAATTCATTACGGAAAACAACGGAGCTCATGGCAAAGCGAGATTGGTTCTATCAGTATTCAATCATGGAGGGAATAGAATTAACTTTGAATAAATTGGGGCAACACACACGATTTCAGAACAATATGCACATGGCGGTGAAGGCACTGTATGTGGAGGAGGCGCTTTTTAATGAGGATTTTTTGGCGTTTTACCCCGAATTGGAGGCGAGTAGCAGGGAATTTTTATTGGCTTTGGATTGA
- a CDS encoding NADPH-dependent FMN reductase, giving the protein MKILAFAGSSSSQSINKALVKQVLKSFPEAEINLLDLNDFEMPIFSVDREKQGFPPQAQQFLDAIAEADAIICSMAEHNRNLTAAFKNIFDWCSRINVKVFQDKKMLLMSTSPGGFGGGNSMNIAKNMFPAFGAEIIETFSLPKFYENFDMENGIIQQDLATELQEKIKKFKLEITL; this is encoded by the coding sequence ATGAAAATTTTAGCATTCGCAGGAAGTTCTTCCTCGCAGTCCATCAATAAAGCCTTGGTGAAGCAAGTGCTTAAATCTTTCCCAGAGGCGGAAATCAACCTCTTAGACCTTAACGATTTTGAAATGCCGATATTCTCTGTGGATAGAGAGAAGCAAGGTTTTCCGCCGCAGGCACAGCAATTTTTAGATGCTATAGCGGAGGCAGATGCCATTATTTGTTCTATGGCGGAGCACAACCGCAACCTGACCGCAGCGTTTAAAAATATTTTTGATTGGTGTTCCAGAATCAATGTTAAAGTCTTCCAAGATAAGAAAATGTTGCTGATGAGCACCTCACCAGGGGGCTTTGGCGGAGGTAATTCTATGAATATTGCTAAAAATATGTTCCCCGCTTTTGGTGCCGAAATTATTGAAACTTTTTCGCTCCCTAAATTCTACGAAAACTTTGATATGGAAAACGGCATCATCCAGCAGGATTTAGCCACCGAACTTCAAGAAAAAATCAAAAAATTCAAATTAGAAATCACACTTTAA
- a CDS encoding pirin family protein, translating to MKTIYHAAESRGHANHGWLNSYHTFSFANYYNPERIHFGTLRVLNDDTVDGNMGFGKHPHSNMEIISIPLEGDLKHADSMGNQGIISEGEIQVMSAGTGIMHSEMNANAGKPVKFLQIWVFPNQENVTPRYEQKRIDEAIKTNDFQQILSPNPDDEGVWIHQDAWFNMANFTAGNQKEYRLHKEGNGVYIFVIKGKAKVGDQVLNQRDGLGISETDHFTLEALEDSQILLMEVPMALPE from the coding sequence ATGAAAACCATTTATCACGCAGCAGAAAGCAGAGGACACGCTAACCACGGTTGGCTCAACTCTTACCATACTTTTAGTTTTGCTAATTATTATAACCCAGAAAGAATACATTTTGGCACGCTCAGAGTGCTTAATGATGATACTGTAGACGGCAATATGGGTTTTGGCAAACATCCGCACAGCAATATGGAAATCATCAGTATTCCATTGGAAGGCGATCTAAAACACGCCGATAGTATGGGCAACCAAGGCATCATCAGCGAAGGAGAAATCCAAGTGATGAGCGCAGGAACGGGCATTATGCACAGCGAGATGAATGCCAATGCAGGAAAACCAGTGAAGTTTCTTCAAATTTGGGTTTTTCCAAATCAAGAGAATGTAACGCCTCGCTATGAGCAAAAACGGATAGATGAAGCGATTAAAACCAATGATTTTCAGCAGATTTTATCACCAAATCCAGATGATGAAGGTGTGTGGATACATCAAGATGCTTGGTTCAATATGGCTAACTTCACCGCTGGAAATCAGAAGGAATACCGTCTCCATAAAGAAGGTAACGGCGTTTATATCTTCGTGATTAAAGGTAAAGCCAAGGTAGGAGATCAGGTGCTGAATCAGCGCGATGGCTTAGGAATATCGGAAACCGACCACTTCACTTTAGAAGCTTTGGAGGATAGCCAAATCTTATTGATGGAAGTGCCAATGGCGCTGCCAGAATAG
- a CDS encoding TonB-dependent receptor domain-containing protein — MNLKQILASTSLLAGGLYAQTITENVELYPISVIAIDGTSQMLNDVLLPSKAQLSYDGGAILKQIPAFQSIKKSASYGADPVFRGFKYDQLNIVLNGAQCATAACPNRMDPPTSQMHPSHVERIEVLKGPYALRYGVGLGATINYISSPNHFYTQNKTYGGLATSYESNANIHQSQANVGLSGNAYDINLSGFYAEGGNYKAGNGEEVLAGFHRGSFRLKSGFKLNQTQQLTLGATYNRGRDSDFPALGMDLRKDDTWLLNARHSANFNHSWLKKWETTAYATLVDHLMDNQMKPTPRMMDVSSATKTQNWGGRTELEFRPQNGKWFVGADFKAEQAEGTRVRTMLKGKMAGKQIEDNSWQNSQIAKVGIFSEYQLKTQALEYVLSARLEWNQAEAKDASKGFLALYPKSKSSQLNPSLSAGIIKNWETVQVGFWVGRVQRSASLTERFINSFSVGQDPYELVGNPLLKAEKNNQADLTFQWKKTKTLIDVDVYFSYLQDFISSRIAPTLKPKTPMSPGVRVYTNIEKAYKTGVELSWKQQLVPHIQQQISLAYSYGQDLERAEALPEMAPLDLRYALRGDFFRHRLQPMFSLRYVAKQDRISKEFGEIPAPEFTVLDFHTTWQLNAKMAANVGVNNLLDRAYFEHLSRAVRGGKTPIYSPGRSFTLGFNYTF, encoded by the coding sequence ATGAATTTAAAACAAATCCTAGCAAGCACAAGTTTGCTAGCAGGTGGCTTATACGCCCAAACGATTACCGAAAATGTAGAATTATACCCCATCAGTGTCATTGCAATAGATGGTACATCACAAATGCTCAACGATGTGTTGTTGCCTAGCAAAGCGCAGCTTTCTTATGACGGAGGAGCTATTCTAAAGCAAATCCCCGCATTTCAGAGTATTAAAAAAAGTGCAAGTTATGGAGCAGATCCCGTTTTTAGAGGATTTAAATACGATCAGCTAAATATAGTGCTCAATGGAGCGCAGTGTGCCACTGCCGCTTGCCCCAACCGAATGGATCCGCCCACCAGCCAAATGCACCCAAGCCATGTAGAGCGTATCGAGGTGCTGAAAGGTCCTTATGCGTTGCGATATGGCGTAGGGCTGGGAGCTACGATTAATTATATTTCGTCTCCCAATCATTTTTACACTCAAAACAAAACTTACGGCGGACTTGCCACTTCATACGAATCAAATGCCAACATTCACCAAAGTCAAGCCAATGTAGGGCTGAGCGGAAATGCTTATGATATAAACCTTTCGGGATTTTATGCCGAGGGGGGCAATTACAAAGCAGGAAACGGAGAGGAAGTTTTAGCAGGATTTCATCGAGGAAGCTTTAGGCTAAAATCTGGCTTTAAACTTAATCAAACGCAGCAGCTCACTTTGGGAGCCACTTACAACCGAGGCAGAGATTCGGATTTTCCTGCGCTCGGCATGGATTTGCGCAAAGATGACACTTGGTTGCTAAATGCTAGACACAGCGCAAACTTTAATCATTCATGGCTTAAAAAATGGGAAACCACGGCTTATGCCACTTTGGTAGATCATTTAATGGATAATCAAATGAAGCCTACTCCGCGTATGATGGATGTTTCCTCTGCCACCAAAACGCAGAATTGGGGCGGGAGAACCGAGCTAGAGTTTAGACCACAGAACGGAAAATGGTTTGTGGGAGCAGACTTTAAAGCTGAACAAGCAGAAGGAACTCGTGTGAGAACCATGCTTAAAGGAAAAATGGCAGGCAAGCAAATAGAAGATAATTCATGGCAAAATAGCCAAATAGCGAAAGTAGGCATTTTCTCTGAATATCAATTAAAGACACAAGCCTTGGAATATGTGCTTTCGGCTCGCCTCGAATGGAATCAAGCAGAGGCAAAAGACGCTAGCAAAGGCTTTTTGGCATTGTATCCAAAAAGCAAAAGCAGTCAGCTCAATCCTAGCCTTAGTGCAGGAATTATCAAAAACTGGGAGACTGTGCAAGTAGGATTTTGGGTAGGCAGAGTACAACGCAGTGCCTCGCTCACCGAGCGATTTATCAATTCCTTTAGCGTGGGGCAAGACCCGTATGAGCTTGTGGGGAATCCATTGTTAAAAGCTGAAAAAAACAATCAGGCAGATTTAACTTTTCAATGGAAAAAAACAAAAACGCTGATAGATGTAGATGTTTATTTCTCGTATCTGCAAGACTTTATCTCATCTAGGATTGCACCTACTTTAAAGCCTAAAACGCCGATGAGCCCAGGTGTGAGAGTCTATACAAACATAGAAAAGGCATACAAAACAGGTGTGGAGCTAAGCTGGAAACAGCAACTTGTGCCCCATATTCAGCAGCAGATTAGCTTGGCATATAGCTATGGGCAAGACCTTGAGCGGGCAGAAGCATTGCCAGAGATGGCACCCCTAGATTTGCGTTATGCCTTGAGGGGAGATTTCTTCCGCCACCGATTGCAACCGATGTTTAGCCTGCGTTATGTCGCAAAACAAGACAGAATTTCAAAGGAATTTGGAGAAATTCCTGCACCTGAGTTCACGGTTTTAGATTTCCATACCACTTGGCAATTGAATGCTAAAATGGCTGCCAATGTGGGCGTAAATAATTTATTGGACAGGGCTTATTTCGAGCATTTAAGCCGTGCCGTGAGAGGAGGAAAGACACCTATTTACAGCCCAGGACGAAGCTTTACGCTAGGGTTCAATTATACTTTTTAA
- the msrA gene encoding peptide-methionine (S)-S-oxide reductase MsrA yields MKHKIIAVFLLLSVAISCQSKNKPKTMSKNLETATLAGGCFWCLEAAYDRLKGVENVQSGFANGHTENPSYKEVCTGETGHAEVVRITYDPSQIDFKTLLEVFWVLHDPTQLNRQGEDIGTQYRSGIFYENEKQKTEAEESMKKSIARGDYDKPYVTIIEPLKAFYPAEDYHTDYFELHQTQPYCSAVIAPKMKKFQTKFKELLKN; encoded by the coding sequence ATGAAACATAAAATAATCGCAGTATTTTTGTTACTGAGCGTAGCAATTAGCTGCCAATCTAAAAATAAACCTAAAACTATGAGCAAAAATTTAGAAACAGCAACTTTAGCAGGCGGGTGCTTCTGGTGCTTGGAAGCCGCTTACGACCGATTGAAAGGCGTAGAAAATGTACAATCTGGATTTGCCAACGGGCACACCGAAAATCCAAGCTACAAGGAAGTGTGTACGGGCGAAACGGGACATGCCGAGGTAGTGCGAATTACCTACGACCCTAGCCAGATTGATTTCAAAACATTGTTAGAAGTCTTTTGGGTTTTGCACGATCCTACTCAGCTTAACCGACAAGGCGAAGACATTGGAACTCAATACCGCTCAGGGATTTTCTATGAAAACGAAAAGCAAAAAACAGAAGCCGAGGAATCGATGAAAAAATCAATCGCACGTGGGGATTATGACAAGCCGTATGTAACTATTATAGAGCCTTTGAAAGCCTTTTACCCTGCCGAGGATTACCACACCGATTATTTTGAATTGCACCAAACGCAACCCTATTGTAGTGCGGTGATTGCTCCCAAGATGAAAAAATTTCAGACTAAATTTAAAGAGCTTTTAAAAAATTAA
- a CDS encoding class IV adenylate cyclase — protein sequence MKIKNFEFKARVSNIESYQEKLLSLNPRYVGEDHQIDTYFCAKEGRLKLREGNIENALINYQRADTSKAKESKIILYKHKPSEALKEILTLQLGVKVIVNKKRQIYFIDNVKFHFDKVEGLGTFLEVEAIDTEEEFTLEQLEEQCNKYFEFLGLTSQDLVDKSYSDLLMEKIEKI from the coding sequence ATGAAGATAAAGAATTTTGAATTTAAAGCTCGTGTTTCTAATATAGAATCCTATCAAGAAAAATTATTAAGTTTAAACCCCAGATATGTAGGAGAAGATCATCAAATAGATACTTATTTCTGTGCCAAAGAGGGGCGACTGAAGCTTAGAGAGGGCAATATCGAAAATGCTTTGATTAATTATCAACGCGCAGATACTAGCAAGGCAAAGGAATCTAAAATAATTCTGTATAAACATAAGCCAAGCGAGGCATTGAAAGAAATTTTGACATTGCAATTGGGAGTGAAAGTTATCGTAAATAAAAAAAGACAAATTTATTTCATAGACAATGTCAAATTTCATTTTGATAAAGTAGAGGGATTGGGCACCTTTCTAGAAGTTGAAGCCATAGATACCGAGGAGGAATTTACACTTGAGCAATTAGAGGAGCAGTGCAACAAATACTTTGAGTTTCTTGGGCTTACATCACAAGATTTGGTAGATAAATCTTACAGCGATTTATTGATGGAAAAAATAGAAAAAATATAA
- a CDS encoding GNAT family N-acetyltransferase — translation MKPEFEPLALIKNDDAHRFELHIEGAQAFIDFEENPTQIALVHTEVEPALEGKGAATAVIEKTLQYIEASQKTLLPYCPLVFAYIKKHPEWLRIVDEHFKSRF, via the coding sequence ATGAAACCAGAATTTGAACCTCTTGCGTTAATAAAAAATGATGATGCCCACCGCTTTGAACTCCATATAGAGGGCGCTCAAGCTTTCATCGATTTTGAAGAAAACCCAACGCAAATAGCTTTGGTGCACACCGAGGTAGAACCCGCTTTGGAGGGAAAAGGCGCCGCCACAGCTGTGATAGAGAAAACCTTGCAGTATATTGAGGCGAGCCAAAAAACACTATTGCCTTATTGTCCGCTGGTTTTTGCGTATATTAAGAAGCACCCAGAGTGGCTTCGCATTGTAGATGAGCATTTTAAATCCAGATTTTAA
- the recG gene encoding ATP-dependent DNA helicase RecG, with protein MSNPILTPIDYLNGLGPQRAEVLKSELKLYNFRDLLYHFPFRYIDKTKFYQLKEITNFSSEIQLKGSLTHMHEVGEGRKKRIHATFQDETGEADLVWFKYSPWLKKKISDLIGKPLVIFGKPNIFQNRISFTHPEMEAETAHQAEGKGLEPVYSTTEKIQKKGITPRIWRTMLAQVLDIVKPYIRENLSSDIKRKYDLIDRNKAFYQIHFPKNAEELNQAQKRLKFEEFYFLHLSLQMQKAIGKKKFKSQPFSSVGDYFNDFYHHHLGFELTNAQKRVIREIRSDMAKSSQMNRLLQGDVGSGKTIVAFMSMLIAADNGFQSLLMAPTEILAQQHYYGLKQEADKMGLEIALLTGSTKTAERREIHQKLEDGSLHFLVGTHALIEDKVKFKNLGFAIIDEQHRFGVAQRAKLFSKGAMPPHMLIMTATPIPRTLAMTLYGDLDISIIDQLPAGRKPIQTHHMLEKDRLKLLGFMRREIQKGRQIYIVYPLIEESQQLDYKALMEGYDYIATEFPYPDFAISIVHGQMKPADKDYEMQRFARGETDIMVATTVIEVGVNVPNASVMIIENAEKFGLSQLHQLRGRVGRGAEQSYCILVTKDKLNETAYKRIQTMCQSNDGFRIAEVDLELRGPGNVMGTQQSGILNLKIADLKMDKTIFQAARKAVEDTLEEDFNLSMTKNANILHFFNLYHKKKIGWANVG; from the coding sequence GTGAGCAATCCAATTTTGACCCCCATAGATTATTTAAACGGACTGGGCCCGCAGCGAGCTGAGGTGCTGAAATCTGAGCTTAAACTATATAATTTTCGGGATTTATTGTATCACTTCCCATTTCGCTACATAGATAAAACTAAATTCTACCAGCTGAAAGAAATCACGAATTTCTCCTCAGAGATTCAGCTCAAAGGCAGCCTCACGCATATGCACGAGGTGGGCGAGGGGCGCAAGAAGAGAATTCACGCCACTTTTCAGGACGAGACGGGGGAGGCCGATTTAGTGTGGTTTAAATATTCGCCATGGCTTAAGAAAAAAATCTCGGATTTAATCGGCAAGCCCTTAGTGATTTTTGGCAAGCCTAATATCTTTCAAAATAGAATCAGCTTCACGCACCCAGAGATGGAGGCCGAAACCGCACACCAAGCGGAGGGTAAAGGCTTAGAGCCTGTATATTCCACCACCGAGAAAATTCAGAAAAAGGGCATCACCCCAAGAATCTGGCGCACAATGCTGGCGCAGGTTTTAGATATAGTAAAACCCTACATTCGGGAAAATCTATCAAGCGATATTAAACGAAAATATGATTTAATCGATAGAAACAAAGCCTTTTACCAAATTCATTTCCCTAAAAATGCAGAAGAGCTGAATCAAGCCCAAAAAAGATTAAAATTCGAGGAATTTTATTTTCTGCATCTTTCGTTGCAAATGCAAAAAGCCATAGGCAAAAAGAAATTCAAATCGCAGCCATTTTCTTCTGTGGGCGATTATTTCAACGATTTTTATCATCATCATTTAGGCTTTGAATTGACCAATGCCCAAAAGCGTGTGATACGAGAAATCCGTTCGGATATGGCAAAATCTAGCCAAATGAATCGCTTGTTGCAAGGCGATGTGGGGAGTGGAAAAACCATCGTGGCGTTTATGTCGATGCTCATCGCTGCCGACAATGGATTTCAATCGCTATTGATGGCACCGACCGAGATTTTGGCACAGCAACATTATTATGGCTTAAAACAAGAAGCCGACAAGATGGGACTTGAGATAGCGTTGCTCACAGGGAGCACCAAAACGGCAGAACGCCGAGAAATTCATCAAAAGTTAGAAGACGGAAGTTTGCATTTTTTGGTAGGCACACATGCTTTGATTGAGGACAAAGTAAAATTTAAAAATTTAGGTTTTGCCATAATCGACGAGCAGCACCGCTTTGGGGTAGCACAACGAGCCAAGCTTTTTAGCAAAGGAGCTATGCCTCCGCATATGCTGATTATGACGGCTACCCCCATTCCCCGAACACTGGCAATGACACTGTATGGCGATTTGGATATCTCAATCATAGACCAATTGCCCGCGGGCAGAAAGCCTATTCAAACTCACCATATGCTGGAAAAAGACCGCCTAAAACTCCTCGGCTTTATGCGCCGCGAAATCCAAAAAGGAAGGCAGATTTACATCGTGTACCCCCTCATAGAGGAATCTCAGCAATTGGACTATAAAGCACTGATGGAAGGCTACGATTACATAGCCACGGAATTCCCTTACCCCGATTTTGCCATAAGCATCGTGCACGGGCAAATGAAACCTGCCGATAAAGATTATGAAATGCAGCGATTTGCCCGAGGTGAAACAGATATTATGGTAGCCACCACCGTGATAGAAGTAGGCGTGAATGTGCCTAATGCCAGTGTGATGATTATAGAAAACGCCGAGAAATTTGGGCTATCACAATTGCACCAATTGCGCGGTAGAGTGGGGCGCGGAGCGGAGCAGAGCTATTGCATTTTAGTTACTAAGGATAAACTCAATGAGACTGCCTACAAGAGAATCCAGACTATGTGCCAATCAAATGATGGGTTTAGAATCGCCGAGGTAGACCTCGAGCTCAGAGGGCCGGGCAATGTTATGGGAACGCAACAAAGTGGTATTTTAAATCTAAAGATTGCAGATTTAAAAATGGATAAAACCATATTTCAAGCAGCCAGAAAAGCCGTGGAAGATACACTAGAAGAAGACTTTAACTTATCAATGACCAAAAATGCCAATATTCTACATTTTTTCAACCTTTATCACAAAAAGAAAATCGGTTGGGCAAATGTGGGCTAA